The Spirosoma foliorum genome has a window encoding:
- a CDS encoding alpha-2-macroglobulin family protein, translating into MHQFLTLFIALFTLAAPEQPKPQSDYARDWRRADSLASRGLPKSAMEIATRIYAEAKEQKNYPQVAKAAMARMIFRSYSDEDAYVKLVESLKDDIRETPEPAKSVLQSVMADIYWQYFQQNRYKFYNRATVSRGAVGKTVTPSNADNQATSSDTLTDFRTWDAHHLMEAITAAYLASVQEKTILQNTPIAAFDVLLDKGDADTRPLRPTLYDLLAHRAIGFFQNTEPDLLKPTFKFELDQPDYLAEPAVFTKLPIQSRDSLSGRYQALLLYQQLLAFHLSDNQPDALADADVLRLSFVHQYSVVPNKDSLYRKILEGQITRFKNQPTEAVYAYQLAEFLTNYGNPVRPLDDSDEPTSEPAKPNPSRWNNKQAADICRDLIKRYPKTFASQKAAQLLEQLLQATFSIQIEGVNAPKQPFRAFVTYQNVPKILYRIVSVTTSERQTDLNLLGNDEEKRKKVLNKWLKRAKVAENTVVLPDDGDLQSHSVEIPLTGLPIGHYLLLTTADDKFQDKPESVQYDYFTVSTLSYFLSPDNMDDSSQALFVMNRLTGEPIKNASVALMTSNENVSSGRKGSFVTSIDGEAKIPFIQLPTQNRFYYQIAVGADTLISDQHYHYQYNRDRDGEESRTYTKLFTDRAIYRPGQLIYVKGLLYNGKSNQFGVVANEEVEVEFRDQNGERIAEQTLKTNEFGTFEATFTAPVGRLTGVMTLKTDNGSTTVRVEEYKRPTFEVKTKPILQSFKLGQTVKVTAEAKTYSGAVVDKADVRYRVVRKLYERWYWWYRPRSSNQTEIANGTAQTDERGNVKIAFTALPDLEKSRQGNPIFDFEVTIDVTDRAGETRSTTQTLRIGYSALQAELIIPAQIEKDEPSTFPIKITNQSGEKVSAKGQLTVYKLQPPTRPLRNRLWSRPDRQFLSQAEFEKLFPNDLYANETDPRSWPKGAVVQQQTIISPADSVFKPELAKYAAGEYVAELTVTDSAGATTRDQAFFVLVDEKRPIASARPDGWLQVRKATAEPGENAIFWVGNSQPGWVLMTVEENHAVARQEWIKTDGQPKKVTLPVTEKQRGGFAVHFAMVQNGRLYQKSQIITVPFTNKQLTIETQTFRNKLKPGEREEWTLKISGLNKAPAEMVATLYDASLDIFDRLDWPTSVYQTYSLYWGDWESYSFNASGSNVLFYRYRQQAPTPVKRYDQLSWLGYRFSVYGNRPFQHAPIGTFGLADNALRASVRRDGKTIKGTIKSTDGSETPGVSILVKGTKVGTTTNSKGEFSLTVDSDSKPVTLIFSYIGYVTQEVVINKSKTFQLPPDTQQLNEVVVVGYGMQAKRSVTGAVARMAAPMQDGMANLQGKVAGVAVTESTPKPVPSPVINPRTNFNETAFFLPQLKTDDRGRVVLKFTMPEALTRWRLLAFAHTKDLKTGTLEREIITQKELMITANSPRFLREGDTIRVTARINNLSEKALPVTASLTLLDALTGEPVNQKLKLTNTQTMVNVAAGQGQSVGWTLIVPANLDAVTCRFTAQSGTFTDGEEFTVPVLPNRMLVIDSQPFWVNGRETKEFKLKPLTGLNPELPVQHERLTVEVTSNPSWYALQSLPYLMEYRYECAEQLFSRLYANSLATHIVGSKPVFKQVIAEWQKNPPKSPLEKNEELRAVSLENSPWLVSARSESDRQAKLGQLLDANRMESEQLRAFEKLKQLQTAGGGFRWFGGMSPDFSMTLHILSGFGHLQKLGVQFPKAMQSELNDMQTNAIHYADAEMKRWIDEEKKAEKQKKNTGIGSWYFSATQYLYARSFYLDKPVDKTLLAYVKKRVADDWLNQSLQGEALAAMALNRFGDTKTANGIVNSMRERSRKSEELGMYWPDNQSGLYWYQTPIETQAYLIEAFGEINPVLTEVDDMKRWLLRQKQTQSWSSTKATTEAIYALLLRGSDWLGTGVTTQVSLGGQPIENRVTKADAITGYEKVTYAASEIKPAMGVIQISKKADGPAWGALYWQHFEPLDKVMPGSAGLSVQKTLYVQHDSPSGPIISPVTAKTSLKPGDLIKVRLILKTDRTMQYVHLKDSRASGFEPVAALSGYKYQNGLGYYEAPRDASTDFFMSYLPVGTHVFEYDLRVAQTGDFSAGVATVQCFYAPEFSAHSAGGRVSVK; encoded by the coding sequence ATGCACCAGTTCCTGACACTTTTTATAGCCCTATTTACCTTGGCCGCACCAGAACAACCTAAGCCACAATCCGACTATGCCCGAGACTGGCGACGCGCTGACTCGTTGGCGTCCAGAGGATTGCCAAAATCGGCGATGGAAATTGCCACCCGAATTTATGCCGAGGCTAAAGAACAAAAGAATTACCCGCAGGTAGCTAAGGCCGCAATGGCCCGGATGATTTTTCGGAGCTATTCAGATGAAGATGCCTATGTGAAATTGGTCGAATCGCTGAAAGATGATATACGGGAGACGCCCGAACCTGCAAAGTCGGTGTTACAATCGGTGATGGCGGATATTTACTGGCAATATTTTCAGCAAAATCGCTACAAATTTTATAATCGCGCCACGGTAAGCCGGGGCGCAGTAGGAAAGACGGTTACACCATCTAACGCTGATAATCAGGCAACGTCGTCGGATACGCTGACAGATTTCAGAACCTGGGATGCCCATCATTTAATGGAAGCGATTACAGCGGCTTACCTGGCCTCTGTTCAGGAGAAAACTATTCTGCAAAATACGCCCATTGCCGCTTTCGATGTGCTGCTTGATAAAGGCGATGCCGATACGCGTCCGCTTCGCCCAACGCTTTATGATTTGCTGGCGCACCGGGCGATTGGTTTCTTTCAGAATACGGAGCCAGACTTATTGAAACCAACGTTTAAATTCGAATTAGATCAGCCCGATTATCTGGCAGAGCCAGCCGTATTTACAAAACTGCCGATTCAAAGTCGCGACTCGCTATCGGGCCGTTATCAGGCCTTATTACTCTATCAACAATTACTGGCTTTTCATCTTTCTGATAACCAGCCAGATGCGCTGGCAGATGCCGATGTTTTGCGATTGTCATTTGTGCATCAGTACAGTGTTGTTCCAAACAAGGATTCACTTTACCGTAAAATCCTTGAAGGTCAGATTACCCGATTCAAAAACCAGCCAACCGAAGCCGTTTATGCGTACCAACTGGCTGAGTTTTTGACAAATTATGGTAATCCTGTTCGTCCGCTAGACGATAGTGATGAACCGACATCGGAGCCTGCTAAACCTAATCCGTCGCGCTGGAATAATAAGCAAGCTGCTGATATCTGCCGGGACTTAATTAAACGCTATCCGAAAACTTTTGCCTCCCAGAAAGCCGCCCAACTTCTGGAGCAGCTGCTACAGGCCACTTTTTCGATTCAGATTGAGGGTGTTAATGCGCCAAAGCAACCGTTTCGTGCCTTTGTGACATACCAGAATGTACCGAAAATTTTGTATCGGATTGTGTCAGTAACCACTTCCGAAAGGCAGACTGATCTCAATCTGTTAGGAAATGATGAAGAAAAACGGAAGAAAGTACTCAATAAGTGGCTAAAGCGCGCGAAAGTCGCTGAAAACACGGTTGTACTTCCCGATGATGGTGACTTGCAAAGTCATTCGGTCGAAATTCCACTGACGGGTTTGCCCATCGGTCATTACCTGTTGCTGACGACAGCCGATGATAAATTTCAGGATAAGCCCGAATCGGTTCAATATGATTACTTCACCGTATCGACGTTGAGTTATTTCCTCTCACCAGATAACATGGATGATTCGTCACAAGCGCTGTTTGTCATGAATCGACTGACGGGTGAACCGATAAAAAATGCGTCGGTTGCATTGATGACGTCTAATGAAAACGTTTCGTCAGGAAGAAAAGGATCGTTTGTAACGAGTATAGATGGCGAGGCTAAAATACCGTTTATCCAGTTGCCCACGCAGAACCGGTTTTATTATCAGATTGCCGTTGGAGCCGACACATTGATCAGTGATCAACACTATCATTATCAATACAATCGCGATCGCGACGGAGAGGAATCGAGAACGTATACTAAGCTATTTACGGATCGGGCAATTTATCGACCGGGCCAATTGATCTACGTAAAAGGGTTGTTGTATAATGGCAAATCAAATCAATTCGGTGTTGTGGCCAATGAAGAGGTCGAGGTTGAATTCCGCGATCAAAATGGCGAAAGGATAGCTGAACAAACCCTCAAAACAAACGAATTTGGCACGTTCGAGGCCACGTTTACCGCACCAGTAGGACGGCTTACGGGTGTAATGACCCTTAAAACCGATAACGGGAGTACGACTGTCCGGGTTGAAGAATACAAACGGCCAACCTTTGAGGTTAAGACGAAGCCTATTCTACAGTCGTTCAAATTAGGCCAAACCGTTAAGGTTACGGCGGAGGCAAAAACCTATTCGGGAGCAGTTGTTGATAAGGCCGACGTTCGGTATCGGGTTGTCCGTAAGCTTTATGAGCGGTGGTACTGGTGGTACAGACCCCGTTCATCTAACCAGACCGAAATTGCTAACGGGACGGCCCAGACTGATGAGCGCGGGAACGTTAAAATCGCCTTTACGGCTTTGCCTGATCTCGAAAAATCACGTCAGGGAAATCCAATTTTTGATTTCGAAGTGACCATTGACGTAACCGACCGCGCTGGCGAAACACGAAGTACCACACAAACGCTTCGGATCGGGTATTCGGCGTTACAGGCTGAGTTGATAATTCCAGCACAGATTGAAAAGGACGAACCGTCGACGTTCCCGATAAAAATTACGAACCAATCGGGCGAGAAGGTGTCTGCCAAAGGTCAGTTGACGGTTTATAAACTACAGCCGCCAACTCGCCCGCTTCGCAATCGGTTATGGAGTCGTCCCGATCGTCAGTTTCTGAGTCAGGCCGAGTTTGAGAAATTATTCCCGAACGATCTGTACGCCAACGAAACCGACCCACGCTCGTGGCCGAAAGGAGCGGTTGTTCAACAGCAAACTATTATATCGCCAGCCGATTCTGTTTTTAAACCAGAGTTGGCTAAGTACGCTGCCGGAGAATACGTAGCTGAACTAACCGTTACAGATTCCGCTGGTGCCACCACACGCGATCAGGCATTTTTCGTGCTCGTCGATGAAAAACGACCTATCGCTTCGGCTCGTCCCGACGGATGGCTTCAGGTCCGGAAAGCCACTGCTGAACCTGGAGAAAACGCCATTTTCTGGGTAGGCAATAGTCAGCCGGGTTGGGTACTGATGACAGTAGAGGAAAATCACGCTGTTGCGCGGCAGGAATGGATCAAAACCGACGGTCAACCCAAGAAAGTAACGCTTCCCGTAACTGAAAAACAACGGGGTGGTTTTGCCGTACATTTTGCCATGGTTCAAAACGGTCGACTGTATCAGAAATCACAAATCATTACAGTACCGTTTACCAATAAACAGCTTACGATTGAAACGCAGACCTTTCGGAATAAGCTCAAACCCGGTGAGCGTGAAGAGTGGACGCTAAAAATTAGCGGGCTAAATAAAGCACCGGCCGAAATGGTTGCTACACTGTATGATGCCTCGTTAGATATCTTCGACCGACTCGACTGGCCAACATCGGTCTACCAAACCTATTCACTGTATTGGGGAGATTGGGAATCCTATAGCTTTAATGCGTCGGGAAGTAACGTGCTTTTCTATCGATATCGCCAGCAAGCGCCCACGCCAGTAAAACGATATGACCAGTTAAGCTGGCTGGGTTATCGCTTCTCCGTTTATGGAAACAGACCATTTCAACATGCACCAATAGGAACATTTGGATTGGCTGATAATGCACTCCGGGCCTCGGTTCGTCGAGATGGTAAAACCATTAAGGGTACCATAAAAAGCACCGATGGTTCAGAAACTCCGGGGGTAAGTATTCTGGTAAAAGGCACCAAAGTGGGTACTACTACAAATAGTAAAGGTGAGTTTTCCTTGACGGTTGATTCGGATAGTAAACCGGTTACGTTGATTTTTTCTTACATTGGTTATGTTACTCAGGAAGTAGTTATCAACAAGAGCAAGACATTTCAATTGCCGCCCGATACACAACAATTGAACGAGGTCGTTGTTGTGGGCTATGGCATGCAGGCTAAACGATCGGTAACAGGTGCTGTTGCGAGGATGGCGGCTCCTATGCAGGATGGAATGGCTAATCTACAAGGCAAGGTAGCTGGGGTTGCTGTCACGGAGTCGACTCCCAAACCGGTTCCTTCGCCAGTTATCAACCCACGTACGAATTTCAACGAAACAGCTTTCTTTTTACCCCAACTCAAAACTGATGATCGGGGGCGGGTTGTGTTGAAATTCACGATGCCCGAAGCTCTCACGCGCTGGCGGTTGCTGGCCTTTGCCCACACGAAAGACCTGAAAACAGGTACGCTGGAGCGCGAAATTATTACACAGAAAGAGTTGATGATTACGGCCAACTCGCCCCGATTCCTGCGCGAAGGCGATACCATTCGGGTAACTGCCCGCATCAACAACCTGAGCGAGAAAGCCCTACCCGTAACAGCAAGTCTTACACTGTTAGATGCCCTTACTGGTGAGCCTGTCAATCAGAAATTGAAGCTTACCAATACGCAAACGATGGTTAATGTGGCTGCTGGACAAGGACAATCCGTAGGCTGGACGTTGATCGTGCCCGCTAACCTGGATGCCGTAACCTGCCGCTTTACCGCCCAATCGGGTACGTTTACGGATGGCGAAGAATTTACGGTGCCCGTGCTGCCTAATCGGATGCTTGTGATAGACTCACAGCCATTTTGGGTGAATGGCCGTGAGACGAAGGAGTTTAAACTAAAACCACTTACAGGCCTCAATCCAGAGTTACCCGTACAGCATGAGCGATTGACGGTAGAGGTAACAAGCAACCCGAGCTGGTACGCACTACAATCCTTGCCGTATTTAATGGAGTACCGCTACGAATGCGCCGAGCAATTATTCAGTCGGTTGTATGCCAATAGTTTAGCAACGCACATTGTGGGTAGTAAGCCTGTGTTTAAACAAGTGATTGCTGAGTGGCAGAAGAACCCGCCTAAAAGTCCACTGGAAAAAAATGAAGAGCTGAGAGCCGTATCGCTGGAAAACTCGCCCTGGTTGGTTAGTGCCCGGTCTGAAAGTGATCGGCAGGCGAAACTAGGCCAGCTTCTGGATGCTAACCGGATGGAGAGCGAACAATTGAGGGCGTTTGAGAAATTGAAGCAACTACAAACGGCCGGGGGCGGCTTTCGCTGGTTTGGGGGCATGTCGCCGGATTTTTCGATGACGCTACACATTCTGAGTGGATTTGGCCATTTACAGAAATTAGGTGTCCAGTTTCCCAAGGCGATGCAGTCGGAGTTAAACGATATGCAAACCAACGCCATTCACTACGCTGATGCCGAAATGAAACGCTGGATTGATGAAGAGAAGAAGGCAGAGAAACAAAAGAAAAATACCGGAATCGGTTCCTGGTATTTTTCGGCAACGCAATACCTGTATGCCCGTAGCTTTTATCTGGATAAGCCTGTAGATAAAACCTTGCTGGCCTACGTAAAAAAACGTGTAGCGGACGACTGGCTAAATCAGAGTTTGCAGGGAGAGGCCCTGGCGGCAATGGCATTAAATCGCTTTGGCGATACAAAAACGGCGAACGGTATTGTAAACTCAATGCGCGAACGTTCGCGAAAATCTGAAGAGCTGGGTATGTACTGGCCGGATAACCAAAGTGGACTGTACTGGTATCAGACCCCCATTGAAACACAGGCATACCTAATCGAAGCTTTTGGTGAGATCAACCCGGTTTTAACTGAAGTAGACGATATGAAACGCTGGCTGCTTCGTCAGAAGCAAACGCAATCTTGGTCATCGACCAAAGCAACGACCGAGGCCATATACGCCTTACTGCTTCGGGGAAGCGACTGGTTGGGTACGGGCGTTACAACGCAGGTTAGCCTGGGTGGACAACCAATCGAAAATCGTGTTACAAAGGCCGATGCAATCACGGGATATGAAAAGGTGACCTATGCCGCTTCTGAAATCAAGCCAGCAATGGGCGTCATTCAAATTAGTAAAAAAGCAGATGGTCCGGCCTGGGGTGCTTTATACTGGCAGCATTTCGAACCGCTAGACAAGGTCATGCCGGGAAGTGCAGGCTTATCGGTTCAGAAAACGCTCTATGTGCAACACGATTCGCCGAGTGGCCCAATTATCTCGCCAGTTACTGCGAAAACGAGTCTTAAGCCCGGCGATCTGATCAAAGTTCGATTGATTCTGAAGACCGACCGAACAATGCAATACGTTCACCTGAAAGATAGTCGCGCGTCGGGTTTTGAGCCCGTAGCGGCTTTGTCAGGCTACAAATACCAGAATGGGCTAGGTTATTATGAAGCGCCCCGGGACGCGAGTACTGATTTCTTTATGAGTTATTTGCCTGTTGGAACGCACGTTTTTGAGTATGATCTGCGCGTTGCACAAACCGGCGATTTCTCGGCAGGTGTTGCTACCGTGCAATGCTTTTACGCACCAGAATTCTCGGCCCATTCGGCGGGCGGACGGGTTAGTGTGAAGTAG
- a CDS encoding sugar phosphate isomerase/epimerase family protein, translating to MKRRNALRYSLGIGLSTLLYPGMTYPVLTKSRFKIGACDWSIGPAGDINSFKVAKQIGLDGVQLSLNTKADHEHLRRPETQRAFNYAAKQAGVAIGGLAIGLLNEIPYKSDPRTEQWVQDSVDVAHSLGVKNVLLAFFSNNDLRNDPKGTQVVIDRLKAVAPKAEKAGVVLGIESWLSAAEHMAILDAVGSPAIQVYYDVCNSSVMGYPIFDGIRTLGKNHICEIHLKENEHLLGQGIVDLSKVRQVIDEIGYTGWLQIEGAVPKGKPMLESYIDNNKTVRTLFS from the coding sequence ATGAAGCGTCGTAATGCATTGCGTTACTCATTGGGTATCGGTTTGTCTACCTTACTGTATCCAGGCATGACTTACCCAGTTTTAACTAAAAGTCGGTTCAAAATTGGTGCCTGCGATTGGTCAATTGGTCCGGCGGGCGATATAAATTCATTTAAAGTGGCTAAGCAAATTGGGCTGGATGGTGTACAGCTTAGCTTAAACACAAAAGCCGACCACGAACATCTACGGCGTCCCGAAACGCAGCGCGCTTTCAACTATGCGGCCAAACAGGCAGGCGTTGCCATTGGCGGTTTGGCTATCGGTTTGCTGAATGAAATACCTTATAAATCAGATCCCCGGACGGAGCAATGGGTGCAGGATAGCGTAGACGTGGCTCATTCGTTGGGCGTAAAAAACGTGTTGCTGGCTTTTTTTAGCAATAATGATCTGCGTAACGATCCAAAAGGAACCCAGGTTGTGATTGATCGGTTGAAAGCGGTTGCCCCCAAAGCCGAAAAGGCGGGCGTTGTTCTGGGTATCGAATCCTGGCTATCGGCGGCCGAACATATGGCTATTCTGGATGCCGTGGGTTCGCCAGCAATCCAGGTTTATTACGATGTCTGTAATTCTTCTGTAATGGGTTATCCTATTTTTGACGGAATTCGTACACTTGGTAAAAACCATATCTGCGAAATCCACCTAAAAGAAAACGAGCATTTGCTTGGTCAGGGAATTGTGGATTTGTCGAAGGTTAGGCAAGTGATAGATGAAATTGGCTATACCGGCTGGCTGCAAATTGAAGGAGCTGTTCCGAAGGGTAAGCCGATGCTGGAAAGTTATATTGATAATAATAAGACGGTTAGAACTCTGTTTAGTTGA
- a CDS encoding peptidylprolyl isomerase, with amino-acid sequence MPNVLLFIAYLFALSNSPKPEKTYPIGQIKTNKGEILFWLYDETPNHKASFMKLANQNYWDTLTFNRVITNFVAQGGCPDTPAGFADSPYLLKPEFRPTIRHIYGAVGAGRDNNPQMLSAGCQFYIVQNKKGEHRLDDKFTVFGQVFKGMEVVDAIVAVKTDSTDTPLSPIKLDVNVLNLSATELKKLGYVIKE; translated from the coding sequence ATGCCAAACGTCTTACTCTTCATCGCTTACCTTTTTGCCTTATCCAATTCACCAAAGCCCGAAAAAACGTATCCAATCGGGCAGATTAAAACGAATAAAGGCGAGATACTTTTCTGGCTGTATGACGAAACGCCCAATCACAAGGCGAGTTTTATGAAGCTGGCGAATCAGAACTATTGGGACACGCTCACCTTCAATCGAGTTATTACTAATTTCGTTGCGCAGGGTGGCTGCCCTGATACGCCAGCAGGTTTTGCCGATTCGCCTTATCTACTGAAACCAGAATTCAGACCAACTATCCGGCACATCTATGGAGCAGTCGGTGCCGGACGTGATAATAACCCGCAAATGCTCTCGGCGGGCTGTCAATTTTATATCGTGCAAAACAAAAAAGGTGAACATCGGCTCGACGATAAATTCACCGTATTTGGGCAGGTGTTTAAAGGTATGGAGGTAGTCGATGCGATTGTTGCCGTTAAAACCGATTCTACTGATACACCCTTATCACCCATTAAGCTGGATGTGAACGTCCTTAACCTCAGCGCGACTGAATTGAAAAAGCTGGGGTATGTGATTAAAGAGTAG
- a CDS encoding PVC-type heme-binding CxxCH protein, with product MKTIFSLNPFALTTVGFLYLAGQTFQSNSQLNLSSDFEQNPHRHIATVADSNTLYLPNDLEATLWAEAPMFYNPTNMDIDARGRVWITEAVNYRKFNNKPESRLNHPEGERIVILEDTNGDGKADDSKVFVTDPDLVSPMGIAVIGNRVVVSASPNLIIYTDENGDDKADKKEIMLTGFGGVDHDHSLHAVVAGPDGKYYFNTGNAGPHVVTDTEGWTLRSGSLYVGGTPYNKQNRGNQVSDDGRVWTGGMALRVNPDGSGLKVMAHNFRNNYETALDSYGNMWQNDNDDQVVACRTSWLMEGANAGYFSSDGTRYWQGDQRPGQTVPTAHWHQEDPGVMPSGDITGAGSPTGMVMYEGDELGPQYRGMLLSAEAGRNVIFGYKPEPMGAGYRLPRTDFISSFPEVDPNYKWDAVENDTRKWFRPSDVAVGTDGAIYIADWYDPIVGGHQMQDHKGYGRIYRITPKGKNLKAPKIDLRTTQGQIAALLNPAVNVRMLGFEALREQGEKVIEPVMALLSSPNQFYRARAIFLLAQLGAEGQFEVERLLKAVDAPVRVAALRALRSITPENSKSIQALTASQKALLPLLGNLATDRSPAVRREVAIALRDVPYDECRFMLMNLVKGYDGQDRWYLDALGKAADGKEEALFFNLRQTMPENPVDWDQKTANLVWELHPPSAVTMLKKRAEASSLTADARKQAIVTVGFIKSEAAAKAMAELSKSADKEVAEQALYWLNFRRGNDWAKFLNWDEVMPTKVSDEEQKMLTNRQVLLDEYKTDAEKRRVALEMARDAEGGKILVGLAADKKLSDKLIKAVAPTIMKNSDQTVRTMAKEYFLPKPEVVVAKESTAVEPAPLQAAPSTPTSVPTPTPAATPTAPVVLATASSSDPAIAQVAMLTGDGQNGLTIFKANCATCHRHGEFGADVGPELTQIHQKFDKNGLLDAIIHPNAGIAFGYEPWLITTKKGNTYYGFLVSDNEQAVVIRGIKGPKHTIPADAIFSRKQYKTSLMPDPTAMGLSNQQLADLTAFLLKQ from the coding sequence ATGAAAACAATCTTTTCGCTGAATCCTTTCGCGCTCACTACAGTCGGTTTTTTGTATCTGGCGGGGCAAACGTTCCAATCAAATTCACAACTGAATCTGTCTTCAGATTTCGAGCAAAATCCGCACCGACACATTGCGACGGTGGCCGATTCAAACACACTTTATCTCCCCAACGATCTTGAAGCGACGCTCTGGGCTGAAGCCCCCATGTTTTACAACCCGACCAATATGGACATCGATGCCCGAGGTCGGGTTTGGATCACGGAAGCCGTTAACTATCGAAAATTCAATAATAAGCCCGAAAGCCGACTGAATCACCCAGAAGGGGAGCGTATCGTAATTCTGGAAGATACCAATGGCGATGGCAAAGCCGATGATAGCAAAGTCTTTGTAACCGACCCTGATCTGGTGTCGCCTATGGGAATTGCGGTCATTGGTAATCGAGTTGTCGTTTCGGCCTCACCCAATCTCATTATCTATACCGATGAGAACGGCGACGATAAAGCCGATAAAAAGGAAATTATGCTGACGGGTTTCGGAGGAGTAGATCACGATCACTCGCTCCATGCAGTCGTTGCCGGACCCGACGGGAAGTATTATTTCAATACTGGAAATGCTGGCCCACACGTAGTTACTGATACCGAAGGCTGGACATTGCGTTCAGGCAGTTTGTACGTAGGCGGGACGCCTTACAATAAACAGAACCGGGGTAACCAGGTTAGCGACGATGGCCGGGTCTGGACGGGCGGAATGGCCTTGCGTGTCAATCCAGATGGCTCGGGCCTGAAAGTAATGGCGCACAATTTTCGGAACAACTACGAAACCGCGCTGGATTCATACGGCAACATGTGGCAAAATGATAACGACGACCAGGTGGTTGCCTGCCGCACAAGCTGGTTAATGGAAGGTGCCAATGCGGGCTATTTCAGTAGCGATGGTACCCGCTACTGGCAGGGCGATCAACGGCCCGGTCAGACGGTTCCAACCGCCCACTGGCACCAGGAAGATCCGGGTGTTATGCCTTCCGGTGACATTACAGGTGCGGGTTCGCCTACGGGGATGGTCATGTACGAAGGTGACGAACTCGGGCCACAATATCGGGGTATGCTGCTCAGTGCCGAGGCTGGACGTAATGTGATTTTTGGCTACAAGCCAGAGCCGATGGGGGCGGGTTATCGGCTTCCGCGCACCGATTTCATCAGCTCGTTTCCCGAAGTTGATCCGAACTACAAATGGGATGCCGTCGAAAATGATACGCGTAAATGGTTCAGGCCGAGCGATGTTGCGGTTGGTACAGATGGTGCTATTTACATTGCCGATTGGTACGACCCAATTGTAGGAGGTCACCAAATGCAGGATCACAAAGGCTACGGGCGGATTTATCGCATAACGCCTAAAGGCAAGAACCTAAAAGCGCCGAAAATTGATCTTCGAACAACCCAGGGCCAGATTGCGGCACTTCTGAATCCGGCCGTTAACGTGCGAATGCTAGGCTTTGAAGCCTTGCGCGAACAGGGCGAAAAGGTCATTGAGCCCGTTATGGCCTTGCTTTCCTCTCCCAATCAGTTTTATCGAGCAAGAGCGATTTTTCTGCTGGCTCAGCTCGGTGCCGAAGGGCAATTTGAAGTAGAACGACTCTTAAAAGCGGTTGATGCACCTGTCCGTGTTGCGGCACTTCGGGCCTTGCGCAGTATAACGCCCGAAAACTCTAAATCCATTCAGGCGTTGACGGCTTCTCAAAAGGCGTTGTTGCCACTGTTGGGGAATCTGGCAACGGATCGCAGTCCTGCAGTGCGTCGGGAAGTGGCGATTGCCTTACGTGATGTTCCTTATGACGAATGCCGGTTTATGCTGATGAATTTAGTGAAAGGTTACGACGGTCAGGATCGGTGGTATCTGGATGCACTGGGGAAAGCGGCAGATGGGAAGGAGGAAGCTTTGTTCTTCAACCTTCGCCAAACCATGCCCGAAAATCCAGTCGATTGGGATCAGAAAACGGCAAATCTCGTTTGGGAGTTACATCCACCATCGGCTGTGACTATGCTAAAAAAACGAGCTGAGGCTTCGTCCCTGACAGCTGACGCCCGAAAGCAGGCGATTGTTACGGTAGGTTTTATTAAAAGCGAAGCAGCTGCTAAGGCAATGGCTGAGCTGTCGAAATCAGCCGATAAAGAGGTGGCTGAACAAGCGTTGTACTGGCTGAATTTCCGACGCGGTAACGACTGGGCCAAATTCCTGAATTGGGACGAAGTGATGCCAACCAAGGTGTCGGACGAGGAACAGAAGATGCTAACCAATCGGCAGGTGCTCTTGGACGAATACAAGACCGATGCCGAAAAACGGAGAGTCGCCCTGGAAATGGCCCGTGACGCTGAAGGTGGCAAAATCTTGGTTGGGCTGGCCGCCGATAAAAAGCTCTCGGATAAATTAATAAAGGCGGTTGCGCCAACGATTATGAAAAATTCCGATCAGACCGTTCGGACAATGGCGAAAGAATATTTCTTGCCCAAACCTGAAGTGGTCGTAGCAAAAGAGTCTACTGCTGTTGAACCTGCTCCCTTGCAGGCTGCGCCTTCAACCCCAACGTCAGTTCCGACTCCGACTCCAGCTGCTACCCCTACGGCTCCTGTTGTGCTGGCAACTGCCAGTAGTTCCGACCCCGCCATTGCTCAGGTTGCTATGCTAACGGGCGATGGGCAAAATGGCCTAACGATTTTCAAAGCCAACTGTGCTACCTGCCATCGGCACGGTGAATTCGGAGCCGACGTTGGCCCAGAACTGACGCAGATTCATCAGAAATTCGATAAAAACGGCTTGTTGGATGCCATCATTCACCCGAATGCAGGTATTGCTTTCGGCTACGAACCCTGGCTAATCACGACGAAAAAGGGGAATACCTATTACGGTTTTTTAGTCAGCGACAACGAGCAGGCCGTTGTTATCAGAGGCATAAAAGGACCCAAACACACGATTCCTGCCGATGCTATTTTCTCCCGCAAACAATATAAAACCAGCCTCATGCCTGACCCAACAGCAATGGGTTTATCGAATCAGCAACTGGCTGATTTAACGGCGTTTTTGTTGAAACAGTAA